In Endozoicomonas sp. GU-1, one DNA window encodes the following:
- a CDS encoding TadE family protein, which produces MSRDNYKNTNRQQGMAAVEFAMVVPFLIALLITTVEFGRMYYSYQRLHMAAFDAARYISARLPGSGLFNLENLKANLENELRIQARQVAVYGIANAKGDPVLPGLSENQVYMNFNALEAVQNSDTSTSRQSLCRVRAYLESYNILSELVDQINGERYCNEIDGNLMVQIDYTYQPIFNEIPLLGLDLSIPMQAQASMRVF; this is translated from the coding sequence ATGAGCAGAGATAACTATAAGAACACCAACAGGCAGCAAGGGATGGCAGCTGTTGAATTTGCCATGGTTGTACCTTTTTTGATAGCACTGTTAATTACCACGGTTGAATTTGGTCGAATGTATTACAGCTATCAGCGCCTGCATATGGCAGCGTTTGATGCTGCACGTTATATATCTGCCCGACTTCCCGGCAGTGGCCTTTTCAATCTGGAGAATTTAAAAGCTAATCTGGAAAATGAACTACGGATTCAGGCTCGCCAAGTAGCCGTTTACGGTATTGCCAATGCTAAGGGAGATCCCGTACTTCCCGGATTATCTGAAAACCAGGTCTATATGAATTTTAACGCCCTTGAGGCTGTTCAAAACAGCGATACAAGCACATCAAGACAATCCCTGTGTCGGGTTCGAGCGTATCTTGAAAGCTACAACATTCTCAGTGAGCTGGTAGACCAGATCAATGGCGAACGCTACTGCAACGAAATAGACGGCAATCTGATGGTACAGATTGATTACACCTATCAACCCATTTTCAACGAAATCCCCCTGCTTGGCCTGGATCTCAGTATTCCCATGCAAGCACAGGCATCCATGAGGGTTTTCTAA
- a CDS encoding TadE/TadG family type IV pilus assembly protein has translation MIAGTCFNISKQQQQGVAAVEFALIAPVLFALILGIIDFGRMMFTMNLLQESTRRSAEAATFLFPDARGIESAKQAGILKADGSSSALINGLTTSHIDLAYLDVDGSVIASPANCAAYDSIRFVRAQLAQGSGGYSFEFVTPVNLMGFPKTMAMPPFQVILPRESLGWTNSGTPCSS, from the coding sequence ATGATAGCGGGCACCTGTTTTAATATTTCAAAGCAACAACAGCAGGGTGTAGCCGCCGTGGAATTTGCCCTGATTGCCCCGGTGCTGTTTGCCCTGATTCTGGGCATTATTGATTTTGGTCGCATGATGTTCACCATGAACCTGCTGCAGGAATCCACTCGCCGGTCAGCGGAAGCCGCAACATTCCTGTTTCCTGACGCCCGTGGTATTGAATCCGCCAAACAGGCGGGAATACTGAAAGCTGACGGCAGCAGCAGTGCATTAATTAATGGACTGACCACCAGTCATATTGATCTGGCCTATCTGGATGTGGATGGCAGCGTCATTGCCTCCCCGGCTAACTGTGCTGCCTATGATTCCATCCGTTTTGTCAGGGCTCAACTCGCTCAGGGGAGTGGCGGCTATTCATTTGAATTTGTCACTCCGGTCAATCTGATGGGGTTCCCCAAAACCATGGCCATGCCCCCTTTCCAGGTTATTCTGCCCAGGGAAAGCCTGGGTTGGACAAACAGTGGGACGCCGTGCAGTAGCTGA
- a CDS encoding AAA family ATPase has translation MKNTQPASRETLYPEQKQEQLEVLLTGDSEQSLDWLNAILAPVVEINSQRLLLQSEDTFTQLLQQQQPVDVIIHRLGQQPEQQLNALSSLLPVINNTAGKTTLIVIGPADQPLLMRAAMRAGASDYLPEPFSNQELLSLLETLFEHRQANSSIRHARVTAAISASGGAGATFLACNLAHIKATNHQKSLLLDLNFRMGSVLQFMDLYSDYGLEDVLTELPSLDQTALAGYLARHESGLEVLAMKQPDLMAYSDPDADQLARLLKLLKQGRDDVVIDLPMFPTNISTFIQDQADDICLVIQQDMLSLRNALRWLDLSESELGLSRDQFTIVVNRYHPRLPIRVNDICNTLKVSEVVTIPGDYHRVSNSLNSGKPLLKQAPKASVTKAIVALHSRFTEQTEAPSRLSALVKRVFG, from the coding sequence ATGAAAAATACCCAACCAGCCAGCCGTGAAACCCTCTATCCAGAACAAAAGCAGGAACAACTGGAAGTACTGTTGACGGGTGATTCAGAGCAGTCCCTGGATTGGTTGAATGCCATTCTGGCACCGGTAGTGGAGATTAATAGCCAACGCCTGTTACTGCAGAGTGAAGACACATTCACACAGCTACTCCAGCAACAACAACCAGTTGACGTGATCATTCACCGACTGGGCCAGCAACCGGAGCAACAACTTAATGCCCTGTCATCACTGCTTCCGGTAATAAACAACACCGCCGGAAAAACGACGCTGATCGTTATCGGCCCTGCCGATCAACCATTGCTGATGAGAGCCGCCATGCGGGCCGGAGCCAGTGATTATCTGCCAGAGCCATTCAGCAACCAGGAACTGCTTTCTCTTCTGGAAACTCTTTTTGAACATCGGCAGGCCAACTCAAGCATCAGGCATGCAAGGGTAACTGCCGCTATTTCTGCCTCCGGTGGTGCCGGTGCCACCTTTCTGGCCTGTAACCTGGCCCATATCAAGGCAACCAATCACCAGAAAAGCCTGTTGCTGGACCTCAATTTCAGAATGGGCTCGGTGCTGCAGTTTATGGATCTGTACAGCGATTATGGCCTTGAAGATGTGCTGACTGAACTGCCTTCCCTGGATCAAACGGCGCTGGCCGGTTATCTGGCCAGACACGAGAGTGGGCTTGAGGTGCTGGCCATGAAGCAGCCAGACCTGATGGCGTATTCTGACCCGGATGCCGACCAGCTGGCCAGGCTGCTGAAACTGCTGAAACAGGGACGGGACGATGTGGTGATTGACCTGCCTATGTTTCCCACCAATATCAGTACCTTTATCCAGGATCAGGCCGACGATATCTGCCTGGTTATTCAACAGGATATGCTTTCCCTTCGCAATGCCCTGCGCTGGCTGGACTTGTCGGAAAGTGAACTTGGGCTTTCCCGGGATCAATTCACTATCGTCGTCAACCGTTATCATCCCCGCCTGCCCATCAGGGTCAATGATATCTGCAACACGCTCAAGGTGAGCGAGGTTGTCACCATTCCCGGTGATTATCATCGGGTAAGCAACAGCCTCAATTCTGGTAAGCCACTGCTTAAGCAAGCCCCGAAGGCCAGTGTTACCAAAGCGATAGTGGCTCTGCACAGCCGTTTTACCGAGCAGACTGAAGCTCCATCGAGACTGTCGGCACTGGTTAAACGAGTGTTCGGTTAA
- a CDS encoding CpaF family protein, whose amino-acid sequence MAFTYHPEPTVERKAEKKRREPVISDTDAAPVIETSEEDSLQARRLRELQNHWQQRVHEELLERLDLPRLSKLPHDQARRQIEETGQQLLTAMSAPLSMEQRSVILSEIIDELLGLGPLEKLLRSEDVSDILVNGAETIYMEKQGKLTLTGLSFRSNEHLLNVIEKIVAQVGRRIDESSPMVDARLPDGSRVNAIIPPLALDGPSLSIRRATVDRMSLLHLAELGAMAPQMARTLEAMVRMRLNILVSGGTGTGKTTLLNALSGCIPEDDRIITIEDSAELQLQQPHVVRLETRPANLEGKGEINQRELVKNSLRMRPDRIVVGEVRGAEALDMLTAMNTGHDGSLTTIHANTPRDALQRLDNMVQMTGLAFSQQSLRQQIASAIDLVVQLERMEDGKRRIVSIQEVNGMEQDIITMTEIFRFQRRGHDESGQVTGVYKATGLVPELYHRLALYGIELSRDVFDTEWQYGPSGELGVAP is encoded by the coding sequence ATGGCATTCACCTACCATCCTGAGCCTACTGTTGAAAGGAAGGCAGAAAAAAAACGTCGTGAGCCCGTTATCAGCGACACTGATGCAGCGCCAGTGATCGAGACCAGCGAAGAAGATAGCCTTCAGGCCCGTCGCCTCAGGGAGTTGCAGAATCACTGGCAACAACGGGTGCATGAAGAGTTACTGGAACGTCTTGATCTGCCCCGCCTGAGTAAGCTCCCCCATGACCAGGCCCGTCGACAGATAGAGGAAACAGGACAACAGTTACTCACCGCCATGAGTGCTCCCTTAAGCATGGAGCAACGAAGTGTCATTCTCAGTGAGATTATTGATGAATTACTGGGGTTGGGTCCCCTTGAGAAATTACTGCGCAGTGAGGATGTGTCGGATATTCTGGTCAATGGCGCAGAGACCATCTACATGGAAAAGCAGGGAAAGCTGACACTGACCGGCTTAAGCTTTCGCAGTAATGAGCACCTGCTGAATGTCATCGAAAAAATTGTCGCCCAGGTCGGCCGTCGTATTGATGAATCGTCGCCGATGGTGGATGCCCGATTGCCCGATGGTTCAAGGGTGAACGCGATTATTCCGCCATTGGCACTGGATGGCCCGTCCCTCTCCATCCGCCGTGCCACCGTTGACCGGATGAGCCTTCTGCACCTGGCGGAACTGGGTGCCATGGCACCACAAATGGCCCGAACCCTGGAGGCCATGGTCAGGATGCGCTTGAATATCCTGGTCTCCGGTGGCACCGGCACCGGGAAAACCACACTGCTTAATGCCCTCTCTGGCTGCATTCCTGAAGATGACCGCATCATCACCATAGAAGACTCTGCCGAACTGCAACTGCAGCAACCCCATGTGGTCCGCCTGGAAACCCGTCCAGCCAATCTGGAAGGCAAAGGGGAAATTAATCAGCGGGAGCTGGTCAAAAACAGTTTACGGATGCGACCGGATCGTATTGTGGTCGGTGAGGTTCGGGGAGCCGAGGCCCTGGATATGCTCACGGCCATGAACACCGGGCACGATGGCTCCCTGACGACGATCCATGCCAATACGCCCAGGGATGCACTGCAACGCCTGGATAATATGGTACAGATGACTGGCCTGGCATTTTCCCAACAATCCCTCCGGCAGCAGATCGCTTCTGCCATTGACCTGGTTGTGCAGCTGGAACGCATGGAAGACGGTAAACGTCGTATTGTGAGTATTCAGGAAGTGAACGGAATGGAGCAGGATATCATTACCATGACCGAGATTTTCCGCTTCCAGCGCCGCGGCCATGACGAGTCTGGTCAGGTTACCGGTGTTTACAAGGCTACCGGTCTGGTGCCTGAACTCTATCACCGTCTGGCACTGTACGGTATTGAGCTGTCCAGAGATGTCTTTGATACCGAATGGCAGTATGGCCCATCAGGTGAGCTGGGAGTTGCTCCATGA
- a CDS encoding type II secretion system F family protein: MNPQLILALLVFIAVFALLSSLTVPLVGEKREVRRRLKSRMHRLELADHTPTLQRILREKYLRNLQPWERQLEKLPLMERLSLYIEQSGREMLAHRLVATGLLAGISAGFSLWFFTGSPAFSLMAFVVSTALPFVRVIMDRKKRLDRIEEQLPDAIETMVNALRAGHPFIETVRIVSEEQANPLAGEFALTFADINYGNDMRRALLAMLQRVPSVAMMMLVVSILVQRDTGGNITEVLGRINQQMRERFRFQRRVRTLSAEGRMGAWVLSLMPFGMFGLLYIINPGYLTPLLATESGNHLLMTALAMIVIGVLWIRQLLKVRM; encoded by the coding sequence ATGAATCCACAACTGATACTTGCCCTGCTGGTATTTATTGCTGTGTTTGCCTTGCTCAGTTCACTGACTGTTCCCCTGGTGGGCGAGAAACGTGAAGTCCGCCGTCGTTTAAAGAGCCGGATGCACCGTCTTGAACTGGCAGACCATACACCGACGCTGCAGCGTATTCTGCGGGAAAAATACCTCAGAAACCTGCAACCCTGGGAACGTCAACTGGAAAAGCTGCCCCTGATGGAGCGTCTGAGCCTGTATATCGAGCAATCTGGCCGGGAAATGCTGGCGCACAGACTGGTCGCTACCGGATTGCTGGCGGGGATCTCGGCCGGTTTTAGTCTCTGGTTTTTTACGGGTTCCCCAGCGTTCTCCCTGATGGCCTTTGTGGTGAGCACTGCATTGCCATTTGTCCGGGTCATCATGGATCGGAAAAAACGCCTGGATCGTATTGAGGAACAACTTCCGGATGCCATAGAAACCATGGTCAATGCCCTGCGGGCCGGACACCCTTTTATTGAAACCGTTCGTATTGTGTCGGAAGAACAGGCCAACCCACTGGCAGGCGAGTTCGCCCTGACCTTTGCCGACATCAACTACGGCAATGATATGCGTCGAGCGTTGCTTGCCATGCTGCAACGGGTACCTTCCGTGGCCATGATGATGCTGGTGGTGTCAATACTGGTGCAGCGGGATACCGGCGGCAATATAACTGAAGTGCTGGGCAGGATTAATCAGCAGATGCGGGAACGCTTTCGTTTTCAGCGCCGGGTCAGAACCCTCAGTGCTGAAGGACGGATGGGTGCCTGGGTCCTGAGTCTGATGCCATTTGGCATGTTTGGTTTGCTGTATATCATTAATCCCGGTTACCTGACGCCTCTGCTGGCAACGGAAAGCGGTAATCATCTGTTGATGACCGCCCTGGCCATGATCGTTATAGGCGTTCTCTGGATTCGACAGCTACTGAAAGTCCGTATGTAG
- a CDS encoding type II secretion system F family protein, with translation MENLLTELQIALGDMQAGRLVFLTLISLSVATLLMGVYTFATGMTDPVRRRLKQISDIESRTAPVGVDMFQALRPIQAYILPKDNWERSRVQARLVQAGWRADSALWVFYGLKVILAAGLPIVVLSVCALVVEKMSFQLWLFAFSGSAWLGMMLPNRILTGLIQRRQQRIRLAIPDALDLLVVSLEAGLGLRSAIQRLSDDLYISHPELANELELVNAAMRAGVPSDKALQDMGMRIRLKEVDGLISTLSDSIRYGSSIADTLRTFSEDFRDRRIQSAEEQAAKIGTKMIFPLILFLLPAFFLVAVGPAIMQLIESFSQF, from the coding sequence ATGGAAAACCTGTTAACCGAATTACAGATTGCCCTTGGGGATATGCAGGCAGGCCGACTGGTGTTTTTAACACTGATCTCCCTGTCCGTCGCGACACTGTTGATGGGCGTGTACACCTTTGCCACCGGCATGACCGATCCGGTTCGCCGTCGTTTGAAACAAATCTCCGATATCGAAAGCCGAACGGCACCGGTCGGGGTGGATATGTTTCAGGCTCTGCGTCCGATACAGGCTTACATTCTGCCAAAAGATAACTGGGAGCGCAGTCGGGTACAGGCCCGTCTGGTTCAGGCTGGCTGGCGTGCGGACAGTGCCTTGTGGGTATTCTACGGGTTAAAAGTAATACTGGCCGCCGGTTTGCCCATTGTCGTATTGTCGGTGTGCGCCCTGGTGGTAGAGAAAATGTCTTTCCAGCTCTGGCTGTTTGCCTTTTCGGGCAGTGCCTGGCTGGGCATGATGCTCCCCAACCGGATACTCACTGGCTTGATTCAACGGCGGCAGCAGCGGATACGCCTGGCCATTCCGGATGCGTTGGATCTACTGGTGGTTTCCCTGGAAGCAGGGCTTGGTCTGCGCAGCGCTATACAACGTCTGTCTGATGATCTCTACATCAGCCATCCGGAACTGGCCAACGAACTGGAACTGGTCAATGCGGCCATGCGTGCGGGTGTTCCGTCCGATAAGGCGCTTCAGGATATGGGCATGCGCATCCGGTTGAAAGAGGTGGACGGCCTGATCAGCACACTGAGTGACAGTATCCGCTATGGATCCAGTATTGCCGATACTCTCAGAACATTTTCGGAAGATTTCCGGGATCGACGGATTCAGTCTGCGGAAGAGCAGGCGGCCAAAATTGGCACCAAAATGATCTTTCCCCTGATTCTGTTTCTGCTGCCCGCCTTTTTCCTGGTGGCGGTTGGGCCGGCAATCATGCAGCTGATCGAATCATTCAGCCAGTTTTAA
- a CDS encoding tetratricopeptide repeat protein: MHREVTMPLSIPALLQRCLPTEKYGYPLLISTLLLAGCQGLPHQGLPQKTSTDSVAATAQTPELYQGTLTAEMLGIEQSLTMEQALMKGDIAWSGGETDRAAAYYVRTIELANNALKAELQDAFNPEMENAEIKETDNARDQGYLASLKLAGLYQQTGQQALAERIYQQVVNDHPYPVAALEALGLIRLQGRQNKQAAALLHRAVSLWRQQSENIGEHSERNAMTGYQPIRSLNGLGVLADLSKDYQRAERFYREALTLTSNDPTLLNNLGYSLYLAGQWPQAESHFRKALNIKPGYGRASRNLALLYLRQHQQEEAISLLSTTMKSWEAFNDAGYLSLLAGNQALAEQLLNQALDHSPSHYELAWKNLGKVQQVNESLSSPAD, encoded by the coding sequence ATGCATCGGGAAGTTACCATGCCGTTATCCATACCCGCTTTACTGCAACGCTGCTTACCAACCGAAAAGTACGGTTACCCATTACTGATATCTACACTGTTATTGGCTGGCTGCCAGGGACTGCCGCACCAGGGACTGCCGCAAAAGACATCGACGGACTCCGTTGCTGCAACAGCTCAGACGCCAGAACTTTATCAGGGTACATTGACAGCAGAGATGCTCGGTATTGAACAGAGCCTGACCATGGAGCAGGCTCTCATGAAGGGGGATATTGCCTGGTCCGGGGGAGAAACAGATCGGGCAGCGGCCTACTATGTCAGAACCATTGAGCTGGCAAACAATGCTTTAAAAGCTGAATTACAGGATGCGTTCAACCCCGAAATGGAGAATGCGGAAATAAAAGAGACAGATAACGCCAGGGATCAGGGTTATCTGGCCAGCCTGAAACTGGCAGGACTTTACCAGCAGACCGGACAGCAAGCACTGGCAGAGCGTATTTACCAACAGGTAGTGAACGATCATCCCTATCCTGTTGCGGCATTGGAAGCTCTGGGGCTTATCAGGCTGCAAGGCAGGCAAAATAAGCAGGCAGCAGCACTGCTCCACAGGGCAGTGTCACTTTGGCGACAGCAGTCTGAAAATATTGGTGAGCATTCTGAACGTAATGCGATGACTGGCTATCAGCCAATACGATCACTCAATGGTCTTGGCGTTCTTGCTGATCTGAGCAAAGATTACCAGCGGGCAGAACGCTTTTATCGGGAGGCACTGACCCTCACCTCTAATGATCCAACCCTGCTTAATAACCTGGGGTATTCACTGTACCTTGCCGGTCAATGGCCACAGGCGGAAAGCCACTTCAGAAAAGCGCTGAATATCAAGCCCGGTTATGGTCGTGCCAGCCGTAATCTTGCCTTGCTATACCTTCGTCAACATCAACAGGAAGAGGCCATCTCATTGCTCAGCACCACCATGAAGTCCTGGGAAGCCTTTAATGATGCCGGTTATCTTTCGCTACTGGCGGGAAATCAGGCATTAGCAGAACAACTGCTTAACCAGGCACTGGATCACTCGCCCAGCCATTATGAGCTTGCCTGGAAAAACCTGGGCAAGGTGCAGCAGGTGAATGAGTCTTTATCGAGTCCAGCAGACTGA
- a CDS encoding FimV/HubP family polar landmark protein — MMKLQKLVVVMSALAGGIAAMNSHALGLGEVKLYSALNQPLVAEIELMQVNDLTRNEILSNLASKTDFERAGVERPFILNNLRFTTKVGPDGKGLIKVTSDSPVHEPYLNFLVEVHWPSGRLLKEYTLLLDPPAFNGQTSAPVVKPSIPPHYGSNPVWDQPPRANGNRINRNYAPSQEAVEYRDSVQRQPVQRVSSRRDDASSDLSSTPGTYRVNRNDSLWEIAEKVRPDSEVSVQQTMLAIQRGNPQAFIDNNINRLKSGQVLRIPGRNEMTSLTVREAVADVSRQNREWRGRSQVAQLDATRRTSSVASDSRKSLDGQLAIVSGDAASGRGQDLGGDAAGGNAVLQTELAMTREQLDKLSRENAELKSRLKDLDDQIATLKRLVALKDDQMAALQNQSRSLPSQRQAETASPGMMSTLFGNPLIMLLLALIPLGGAGWLFYQRRRKQQEALDDEDVDIQPVNLNKEVPIDASPKPTASPSAEDELKFDEALAIDDSIINEVDADGETTGQTEDPLSEADIYIAYGRLDQAEELLTQAIFNEPGRSDLKLKLVEVHSESGDLEKFNQALADLEATGDAAAMRAAEEFKARFPDAFAGVSAPDEIDGIPDLDLDGLGLDGDEQGLDSLDDLDFDLDDFDLDEEPEAAEQFETSGLDDLDDLDFGVESDDVLARDSQAAFSDEGGSSLEASLDDDLDFLSDGDEVATKLDLARAYMDMGDSEGASTILQEVMEQGSDEQKQEAMLLMQSAGTH, encoded by the coding sequence GGCCGGTGTTGAACGTCCTTTCATTTTGAATAATCTGCGGTTTACCACCAAAGTTGGCCCTGATGGCAAAGGTTTGATCAAGGTCACCAGTGACAGCCCGGTCCATGAGCCTTATCTGAATTTCCTGGTGGAGGTGCACTGGCCAAGTGGTCGCCTGTTGAAGGAGTATACGCTTCTACTTGATCCTCCGGCCTTCAATGGTCAAACGTCAGCCCCTGTTGTCAAGCCATCCATTCCGCCCCATTATGGGTCTAACCCTGTGTGGGACCAGCCGCCCAGGGCCAATGGTAACCGGATAAACCGCAACTATGCGCCGTCCCAGGAAGCCGTTGAATATCGTGATTCCGTTCAGCGGCAACCGGTCCAGCGTGTCTCCTCCCGTCGCGATGATGCCTCTTCAGATTTGAGCAGCACACCCGGGACTTACCGGGTGAACAGAAATGACAGCCTCTGGGAAATCGCTGAGAAAGTGCGCCCCGACTCCGAAGTGTCGGTACAGCAAACCATGCTGGCGATTCAGCGTGGCAACCCACAGGCATTTATTGATAACAATATTAATCGCCTCAAGAGCGGGCAGGTCCTGCGGATTCCGGGTCGTAATGAGATGACCAGTCTGACGGTCCGTGAAGCCGTTGCCGATGTATCCAGGCAGAATCGTGAGTGGCGTGGGCGCAGCCAGGTTGCGCAACTGGATGCTACCAGGCGAACGTCATCCGTCGCCTCGGATTCCCGCAAGTCTCTGGATGGTCAGCTGGCCATCGTTTCCGGTGATGCAGCCAGCGGTCGTGGGCAGGATCTCGGTGGCGATGCCGCCGGTGGCAATGCCGTGTTGCAGACCGAGCTGGCCATGACCCGTGAACAGCTTGATAAGCTGAGCCGGGAGAATGCCGAGCTCAAGAGCCGGTTGAAAGATCTGGATGATCAGATTGCTACCCTGAAGCGCCTGGTTGCCTTAAAAGACGATCAGATGGCGGCCTTGCAAAACCAGTCCCGGTCGTTACCCTCCCAGCGCCAGGCAGAGACAGCATCCCCGGGCATGATGTCTACGCTCTTTGGTAACCCTCTGATCATGCTCCTGCTGGCTTTGATACCATTGGGAGGCGCTGGCTGGCTCTTTTATCAGCGGCGCAGGAAACAGCAGGAAGCGCTGGACGACGAAGATGTTGACATTCAACCTGTCAATTTGAATAAGGAGGTACCGATTGATGCCTCCCCAAAGCCAACAGCCTCTCCCAGCGCAGAGGATGAGCTTAAGTTTGATGAAGCGCTGGCCATCGATGATTCGATCATTAATGAAGTAGACGCTGATGGGGAAACCACTGGGCAGACCGAAGACCCGCTGAGTGAAGCCGATATTTATATTGCCTATGGTCGCCTGGATCAGGCTGAGGAACTATTGACTCAGGCAATCTTCAATGAACCGGGAAGGTCTGACCTTAAGCTGAAGCTTGTTGAGGTTCATTCAGAAAGTGGCGATCTTGAAAAGTTCAACCAGGCCTTAGCCGATCTGGAGGCAACCGGCGATGCGGCTGCCATGCGTGCAGCGGAGGAGTTCAAGGCCCGATTCCCTGACGCATTTGCAGGTGTTTCAGCGCCAGACGAGATTGATGGAATACCAGACCTTGATCTGGATGGCCTTGGGCTGGATGGTGATGAGCAGGGATTAGACTCTCTGGATGACCTGGACTTTGACCTGGATGATTTTGATCTGGATGAAGAGCCTGAAGCCGCTGAACAGTTTGAGACCAGCGGGCTTGATGATCTGGATGACCTTGATTTTGGTGTTGAGTCAGACGATGTGCTTGCCCGGGATAGTCAGGCCGCTTTCTCCGATGAAGGCGGTTCCAGCCTTGAAGCTTCTCTGGATGATGACCTGGACTTCCTCTCCGATGGCGATGAGGTTGCCACCAAGCTTGATCTGGCCAGGGCTTATATGGATATGGGAGACAGCGAAGGGGCCTCGACAATCCTGCAGGAAGTTATGGAGCAGGGCAGTGATGAACAGAAGCAGGAAGCGATGTTACTTATGCAGAGTGCTGGAACCCATTGA